In the Leptolyngbya iicbica LK genome, one interval contains:
- the sat gene encoding sulfate adenylyltransferase encodes MTTSLDINAAHGGTLVHRIATPEQREAFLEAGDTMPRITLDERAVSDLVMIAIGGFSPLEGFLGRADYDTVVTDMRLANGLPWAIPVTLSVEATIADSLTEGTKVRLDDSAGRFVGVLELTEKYAYDKQKEAINVYRTDEEKHPGVKVVYDQGEVNLAGPVWLLERDPHPLFPKYQIDPAVSRVMFAERGWQTVVGFQTRNPIHRAHEYIQKCALEIVDGLFLHPLVGATKQDDIPADVRMRCYEIMMEHYFPQNRVILAINPSAMRYAGPREAIFHALVRKNYGCTHFIVGRDHAGVGDYYGTYDAQHIFDEFAPDELGITPLKFEHAFYCTRTSTMATTKTSPSSPEERVHLSGTKVREMLRRGELPPPEFSRPEVAAELARAMRVAQEV; translated from the coding sequence TTGACTACATCCCTGGACATTAACGCCGCCCACGGTGGCACCTTGGTGCATCGCATCGCCACCCCTGAGCAACGAGAAGCTTTTTTAGAAGCTGGCGACACGATGCCCCGCATCACCCTCGATGAACGAGCGGTCTCTGATTTGGTGATGATTGCGATCGGCGGCTTTAGTCCGTTAGAAGGATTTTTGGGGCGCGCTGATTACGACACCGTCGTTACTGATATGCGGCTGGCTAATGGCCTACCCTGGGCGATCCCCGTGACGCTGTCGGTCGAAGCGACGATCGCCGACTCCCTCACCGAAGGCACGAAAGTTCGGTTGGATGACAGTGCCGGACGCTTTGTTGGTGTCTTGGAACTGACTGAAAAATACGCCTACGACAAGCAAAAAGAAGCGATCAACGTTTATCGTACCGACGAAGAAAAGCACCCTGGCGTTAAAGTCGTCTATGACCAGGGCGAGGTGAACTTGGCTGGCCCGGTCTGGCTGCTAGAGCGTGATCCCCATCCTCTGTTCCCGAAATATCAAATTGACCCAGCCGTCTCGCGGGTGATGTTTGCCGAGCGCGGTTGGCAAACGGTCGTCGGCTTTCAGACCCGTAATCCTATCCATCGCGCCCACGAATATATTCAAAAGTGCGCTTTAGAAATTGTGGATGGTCTCTTCCTCCATCCCTTGGTGGGTGCCACCAAGCAAGACGACATCCCAGCGGATGTGCGCATGCGGTGCTACGAAATTATGATGGAGCACTATTTTCCACAAAATCGCGTGATTTTAGCGATTAATCCTTCAGCTATGCGGTACGCTGGCCCTAGAGAAGCCATTTTCCATGCTCTAGTGCGGAAAAACTACGGCTGTACGCACTTTATTGTGGGTCGCGACCATGCGGGTGTCGGTGACTACTACGGCACCTATGATGCTCAGCATATTTTTGATGAGTTTGCCCCCGATGAGCTTGGCATTACGCCGTTGAAGTTTGAGCATGCTTTCTACTGCACTCGCACCAGTACGATGGCCACTACCAAAACGAGTCCCAGTTCTCCGGAAGAGCGGGTGCATCTGTCTGGCACCAAAGTTCGGGAAATGTTGCGCCGGGGAGAACTCCCCCCACCCGAATTTTCTCGTCCTGAAGTGGCAGCAGAATTGGCGCGGGCCATGCGGGTGGCTCAAGAAGTCTAG
- a CDS encoding caspase family protein, with protein MTLGRRDFLQRLSAVLAALGVTDSWLAGSVGAYQSAFAETNQRFALLVGINAYPEKVWRSPAKVETERFLQGAVTDVELQRELLIHRLGVDPQNIVTLANAEATVNQILTTAQSHLVEQAKPGDTVILHFSGLGSQATLSDQATDPTFPTLVAADSYWPDETMPVIHDLFTESLMQLLAKLRGVRVLTVIDASSTLPPTLRRGNFRVRSRLASAQGAWQSPASIPLTKPTKTWQQLATDWPGILLHPQLGNGVALEGNWPDFSAGLFTYALTQQIWMSMPAQRQQWFMRRIDRKLSAWTGTDQTSEIFGKAIAQRPGIPLLSGRLPQPAADGVIKTIDQADHSAIVWLGGLPSGLLPYCELGLQLQPLPTLPGLTAVPEGVLQVKTLNGLRAKTTLKNLTDLPIGTPIIEVERRFPKEIDLTVALDPALERIERVDATSALSGLPSIATTAPGEGVADCLFGKSRSLLSATAPSPVAKSIPLEAADLASEQSTVPPGYGLFTPDGSLIAGTTAEEEEAVKTAITRLTATLHSLLAVKILRLTLNPVSSQLPVRLVLETQAPDSKLLLLEETLRSRQLNGSSLSQSERLTFGSLTRNRPEQYQIRLRNAGTETVYYLLFSVVDKSRLSVYCPPFNMAEGSEQTSQVIARESSLPGDTAIKYPKMPETSFALQPLKTTEVFAVACTQPLLKTWKAIRTTGFRYQSDRWAVISDPLSVTQALLHDLHDASGKLKPKPDAPAEHTLTLKSNAWATLSL; from the coding sequence GTGACGCTGGGACGACGAGATTTTTTGCAGCGTTTAAGCGCCGTCCTGGCTGCTCTAGGGGTCACGGATAGCTGGCTGGCAGGTTCCGTGGGAGCCTACCAGTCAGCTTTTGCTGAAACGAATCAGCGCTTTGCCCTGTTAGTGGGCATTAATGCTTATCCGGAGAAAGTCTGGCGATCGCCCGCCAAGGTTGAAACTGAGCGATTTTTGCAGGGAGCCGTTACGGACGTTGAGCTCCAGCGCGAACTGCTGATTCACCGCTTGGGGGTAGACCCCCAAAACATCGTCACCCTGGCGAATGCGGAAGCGACAGTCAATCAAATTTTGACGACGGCGCAAAGCCATCTGGTGGAGCAAGCGAAACCGGGAGATACCGTCATTCTTCACTTTAGTGGTCTAGGTAGCCAAGCCACCCTGTCGGATCAGGCGACCGACCCGACATTCCCGACGTTGGTGGCCGCTGACAGCTACTGGCCCGATGAAACGATGCCCGTCATCCATGATTTATTTACCGAAAGCCTGATGCAGTTATTGGCCAAGCTGCGCGGCGTGAGGGTCTTGACGGTGATTGATGCCAGCTCGACATTGCCGCCCACGCTCCGGCGGGGTAACTTTCGGGTGCGATCGCGCCTCGCCTCAGCACAGGGTGCCTGGCAATCGCCAGCGTCGATTCCGCTGACCAAACCGACCAAAACGTGGCAACAGCTCGCCACCGACTGGCCTGGGATTTTGTTGCATCCCCAACTGGGCAACGGTGTCGCCCTCGAAGGCAACTGGCCGGATTTCAGCGCGGGACTCTTTACCTATGCGCTGACGCAACAGATTTGGATGAGCATGCCCGCCCAGCGCCAACAGTGGTTTATGCGTCGCATCGATCGCAAATTGTCGGCTTGGACAGGCACGGATCAGACTTCTGAAATTTTCGGCAAGGCGATCGCCCAGCGTCCCGGCATTCCCTTGTTGTCGGGGCGATTGCCGCAGCCCGCCGCCGATGGCGTCATTAAAACGATTGATCAGGCTGACCACAGCGCGATCGTGTGGCTCGGCGGTCTGCCATCAGGTTTGCTACCTTACTGTGAGTTAGGGTTGCAGCTGCAACCGCTCCCGACGTTGCCAGGACTCACCGCCGTGCCCGAAGGCGTCCTACAGGTCAAAACGTTGAACGGGTTACGCGCCAAAACCACGCTGAAAAATTTGACTGACCTCCCCATCGGGACGCCGATTATTGAAGTGGAGCGGCGTTTTCCCAAAGAGATTGACTTGACTGTGGCGCTTGATCCCGCCCTGGAACGGATCGAGCGAGTGGACGCGACCAGCGCCCTGTCCGGTCTGCCGTCGATCGCCACGACGGCTCCCGGGGAAGGGGTGGCGGATTGTTTATTTGGCAAAAGCCGTTCGCTCTTGAGTGCGACTGCGCCCTCCCCGGTGGCCAAATCGATTCCGCTGGAAGCCGCAGACCTCGCTTCTGAGCAGTCTACTGTGCCGCCAGGCTACGGCTTGTTCACCCCGGATGGGTCGCTCATTGCGGGCACCACCGCGGAAGAAGAAGAAGCGGTGAAAACGGCAATTACGCGGTTGACTGCAACGCTGCATAGTCTGCTGGCGGTCAAAATCCTGCGGTTGACGCTGAATCCGGTGTCGTCGCAACTGCCCGTGCGGCTAGTACTCGAAACTCAAGCCCCCGATAGCAAACTCTTATTGCTGGAAGAAACGCTGCGATCGCGTCAGCTCAACGGCAGTAGCTTGAGTCAGTCAGAGCGGCTAACGTTTGGCAGCTTAACGCGCAACCGCCCCGAACAGTATCAAATCCGCCTGCGGAATGCGGGGACCGAGACGGTGTATTACCTTTTGTTCAGTGTGGTGGATAAAAGTCGGCTGTCGGTTTACTGCCCGCCGTTCAACATGGCTGAAGGGAGCGAACAAACTAGCCAGGTGATTGCCCGAGAAAGCTCTCTGCCCGGCGATACGGCGATTAAGTATCCCAAAATGCCAGAAACGTCGTTTGCCCTGCAGCCCTTGAAAACGACGGAAGTATTTGCGGTCGCCTGCACTCAACCGCTGCTCAAAACTTGGAAAGCCATTCGCACCACTGGGTTTCGGTATCAGAGCGATCGCTGGGCAGTGATCTCAGATCCCCTGTCGGTGACCCAGGCGCTACTGCATGATTTGCATGATGCCAGCGGCAAACTCAAACCCAAACCGGATGCGCCAGCCGAGCATACCTTGACCTTGAAATCTAACGCTTGGGCGACCTTGTCCTTGTAA
- a CDS encoding DUF433 domain-containing protein, with protein MMNSTASLLDRITQTSGQCGGRPCIRGMRIRVTDILEMLAENVSVTEILEDFPDLEPADIQACLLFAARRTDFPRLTA; from the coding sequence ATGATGAACTCAACCGCTAGCTTGTTAGACCGGATCACCCAGACCTCAGGTCAATGCGGCGGGCGTCCCTGCATTCGGGGCATGCGCATTCGAGTCACCGACATTTTGGAAATGCTAGCCGAAAACGTGAGCGTCACGGAAATTTTGGAAGATTTTCCTGATCTAGAGCCAGCAGACATCCAAGCCTGTTTGCTCTTTGCGGCCCGCCGGACTGATTTCCCTAGACTGACGGCATGA
- a CDS encoding Uma2 family endonuclease, producing the protein MIAVPNYISPEEYLEIEDQSPIRHEYRRGLVYAMAGGSDNHDRIALNLLTLVNLHLGDSACRFHSGNVKVNFQDDFYYYPDAFVTCDSRDRDDRYVKRYPKLIVEVLSPSTQEFDTGEKFADYCQLDSLEEYVLISQDRQRVECRRRTSLNTWETVIYQTGDTVALHSIDLQFAIAELYRGLDN; encoded by the coding sequence ATGATTGCCGTCCCCAACTACATCAGCCCAGAAGAATACCTGGAAATTGAAGACCAAAGCCCCATTCGTCACGAATATCGTCGGGGTTTGGTGTACGCCATGGCCGGGGGCTCGGATAATCACGATCGCATTGCCCTCAATTTGTTGACCCTGGTTAACTTGCATCTCGGCGATTCCGCTTGCCGCTTTCATTCCGGCAATGTCAAAGTCAATTTTCAAGACGACTTTTATTATTATCCTGATGCGTTTGTAACCTGTGATTCTCGTGACCGCGACGATCGCTACGTCAAACGATATCCCAAACTCATTGTGGAAGTGCTGTCACCCAGCACCCAAGAGTTCGACACGGGCGAAAAATTTGCCGATTACTGCCAACTCGATTCCCTTGAAGAATATGTCTTGATCTCGCAAGATCGTCAGCGCGTTGAGTGCCGCCGTCGCACGAGTCTTAATACCTGGGAAACGGTGATTTACCAGACGGGTGACACCGTCGCTCTCCACAGCATTGATTTGCAGTTTGCGATCGCTGAACTTTATCGTGGACTTGATAACTGA
- a CDS encoding DUF5615 family PIN-like protein, whose translation MKIWVDAQLPPTLANWLSATFDLEASALRDLSLRDAQDLDIFQAARAANAVIMTKDSDFIDLVCRLGTPPQILWLTCGNVTNRNLRRLLTATLPEAIEQLQQGEMIVEISNIS comes from the coding sequence ATGAAAATCTGGGTTGATGCTCAACTCCCGCCAACTCTGGCAAATTGGTTGTCAGCAACTTTTGACTTAGAGGCATCGGCACTGCGAGACTTATCCTTGCGCGATGCTCAAGACCTCGACATTTTTCAAGCTGCGCGAGCTGCAAATGCTGTGATCATGACTAAAGACAGTGACTTCATCGATTTAGTCTGCCGCTTGGGAACGCCCCCTCAGATCTTGTGGTTAACCTGTGGCAATGTTACAAATCGAAATTTGCGGCGATTGCTAACAGCAACTCTTCCCGAAGCAATAGAGCAACTACAGCAAGGCGAGATGATTGTCGAAATTAGCAATATTTCCTAA
- the mnmA gene encoding tRNA 2-thiouridine(34) synthase MnmA → MVTFIEKFQTFLKMSKIVVGLSGGVDSSVAAATLHHQGHEVIGLTLWLMKGKGQCCSEGMVDAAQLCEELGVPHHIVDSRDTFQANIVDYLVEGYQAGVTPLPCSQCNRTVKFGPMLDYARRELGAEAIATGHYARVRFNETTQRYELLRAVDRNKDQSYFLYDLTQEMLGSLHFPLGEQTKAETRQMAEQFGLHTAAKPESQDLCLIEHHGSMGQFLEKYLAPKPGDIVDTQGRILGRHTGVHNYTIGQRKGLGVAAAYPLYVVALDVGRNQVIVGDRASVHYPDCTVHRVNWVSAAPPTEPLSVTVQIRYRSTAVPATLVPLSAASETEGARVQLVFAEPQFGVTPGQAAVWYDGDRVLGGGIIEPLPVQARVDAALAQASAPT, encoded by the coding sequence ATAGTTACATTCATAGAAAAATTCCAGACTTTTTTGAAGATGAGCAAAATTGTTGTGGGCCTCTCTGGTGGGGTCGATAGTTCAGTGGCTGCCGCAACATTGCATCATCAAGGTCATGAGGTGATCGGACTGACCCTGTGGCTGATGAAAGGCAAGGGGCAATGTTGTTCAGAAGGGATGGTAGATGCGGCGCAACTCTGTGAAGAGTTGGGGGTGCCCCATCACATTGTGGATAGCCGCGATACCTTTCAAGCCAATATTGTGGATTACTTGGTCGAGGGGTATCAGGCTGGGGTGACTCCTCTACCGTGCTCGCAATGTAACCGCACGGTGAAGTTTGGCCCGATGTTGGACTATGCCCGGCGCGAGTTGGGGGCCGAGGCGATCGCCACGGGGCACTATGCGCGGGTGCGGTTTAACGAAACGACTCAGCGCTATGAGCTGTTGCGCGCCGTTGATCGCAACAAAGACCAGTCTTACTTTCTGTACGATTTAACCCAAGAGATGTTGGGCTCGCTGCACTTTCCGTTGGGCGAGCAGACCAAAGCGGAGACGCGCCAAATGGCCGAGCAATTTGGTCTGCACACCGCTGCCAAGCCCGAAAGCCAGGATTTGTGCCTGATTGAGCATCATGGCTCCATGGGACAGTTTTTAGAGAAGTATTTAGCGCCAAAACCGGGAGATATTGTGGATACCCAAGGGCGGATTTTGGGGCGCCATACAGGGGTACACAACTATACGATCGGTCAACGCAAAGGATTGGGCGTCGCTGCGGCGTACCCACTCTACGTCGTCGCCCTAGATGTTGGTCGCAACCAGGTGATTGTGGGCGATCGCGCGAGCGTTCACTATCCAGACTGTACCGTTCACCGCGTAAACTGGGTATCGGCAGCGCCCCCCACGGAGCCCCTCTCGGTCACCGTACAGATTCGTTATCGCTCAACGGCGGTGCCAGCCACGCTGGTACCGCTAAGCGCGGCCTCTGAGACCGAGGGCGCACGCGTGCAGCTGGTATTTGCCGAGCCGCAATTTGGTGTCACCCCGGGGCAGGCGGCCGTTTGGTATGACGGCGATCGCGTTCTTGGGGGCGGCATCATTGAGCCGCTGCCAGTGCAAGCCCGGGTAGATGCCGCGCTGGCGCAAGCGAGTGCTCCGACCTAG
- the proX gene encoding glycine betaine/L-proline ABC transporter substrate-binding protein ProX produces MKLSSLRRCLFACLRPCQQAMPRLLPRGFRRRSLWSLTILGVVLVGLLQGMPASSAAPTITMGRPTWDTGWFQAEIYRELLIELGYGVKAPKTLSNDDFYTQAAAGEVDLWASGWFPLHNRYLEQPEIQGQVEPVGFEVPGGALQGYLVDKATAERLNIITLADLQRPEVIEAFDRDQDGRADLLGCNEDWACAEVIDYHLAEYGLTETVAHIQGAYAPLMEDTVARQRRGESVLFYTWTPNWTVNELVPDEDVVWLEVPYPSLPLGQKQLESETTMTGIVGCVADPCTLGFPRNDIRAVANTEFLAANPAVRSLLEQVTIPLEDIAAQNAQMLAGQGDENDIRRQAQEWIQANRELVDSWLVQAQAIADLPPTEGSPETAADVGPTRLSVTAPLRVVTQRFEPFVIYEDQQYQGFSIDLWEAIADELQLPYDLVGVNSVAKLLDEVERGAADIAIAGIGITSQREERLDFSYPYYESGLQVLVPSDQSELSKLLTVIGAVLRSPRLYYGVGILILVLLIVAHILWWSERTHNHEFPDSYWHGIWEAFWWAAVTVTTVGYGDKVPKKPAGRVFGLIWMFSGYFVFAYFTASIATTFTVQELQGVINGLEDLPGKRVATVAESAAAEFLDEQTNLLFQEFPTQEALYLAVDTEKSVDAVVYDSPVLQYFVSHQGQGQYKVVGEVFQSLNYGIALQQDSPYREAINATLLKLYETGQYEEIYQEWFG; encoded by the coding sequence ATGAAACTCTCTTCCCTTCGCCGATGTCTGTTTGCCTGCCTGCGCCCATGTCAGCAGGCCATGCCGCGACTGCTCCCCCGGGGCTTTCGCCGCCGCTCGCTCTGGAGTTTGACCATCCTTGGCGTTGTCCTAGTCGGTCTGCTACAGGGGATGCCCGCCAGCTCAGCCGCGCCAACGATTACGATGGGCCGCCCCACCTGGGATACGGGGTGGTTTCAGGCCGAGATTTATCGTGAGCTGTTGATCGAGTTGGGATATGGGGTGAAGGCTCCAAAAACCCTCAGCAATGATGATTTCTACACGCAGGCGGCGGCTGGCGAGGTAGATCTTTGGGCCAGTGGTTGGTTTCCATTGCACAATCGCTATTTGGAACAACCAGAAATTCAGGGCCAGGTGGAGCCTGTCGGTTTTGAGGTGCCTGGCGGCGCGTTGCAAGGCTATCTGGTGGATAAAGCCACCGCAGAAAGGCTGAATATTATCACGCTGGCTGATTTACAGCGACCCGAAGTGATTGAGGCGTTCGATCGCGACCAAGACGGTCGGGCTGATTTACTCGGCTGCAACGAAGATTGGGCCTGTGCCGAGGTCATCGATTACCACCTGGCGGAATATGGCCTGACCGAAACGGTGGCGCATATTCAGGGTGCTTACGCTCCGCTGATGGAAGACACGGTGGCCCGTCAACGTCGGGGCGAATCCGTTTTGTTCTACACCTGGACGCCGAACTGGACGGTGAACGAACTGGTACCGGATGAGGATGTCGTGTGGTTGGAAGTGCCCTATCCCAGTTTGCCGCTGGGGCAAAAGCAGCTCGAAAGTGAAACAACTATGACCGGAATTGTCGGTTGTGTGGCTGATCCCTGCACGTTAGGGTTTCCGCGTAATGATATCCGCGCCGTGGCTAATACAGAGTTTCTGGCCGCTAATCCGGCAGTGCGATCGCTGCTCGAACAAGTCACCATTCCCCTCGAAGACATTGCTGCCCAAAATGCCCAAATGTTGGCAGGCCAAGGAGATGAGAATGATATTCGCCGCCAGGCTCAGGAATGGATTCAGGCCAATCGCGAGCTCGTAGACAGTTGGCTTGTGCAGGCCCAGGCGATCGCTGACCTTCCACCCACTGAGGGCTCGCCTGAGACTGCCGCCGATGTCGGTCCCACGAGGCTCTCGGTGACGGCTCCCCTGCGCGTGGTGACCCAGCGCTTTGAGCCATTCGTCATTTACGAAGACCAGCAATATCAGGGCTTTAGCATTGACCTGTGGGAAGCGATCGCCGATGAATTGCAGCTCCCCTATGACTTGGTGGGGGTCAACTCCGTCGCCAAACTGCTGGATGAAGTCGAACGCGGGGCCGCCGATATTGCGATCGCGGGCATTGGCATTACGTCTCAGCGCGAGGAACGGCTCGACTTTTCCTACCCCTATTACGAGTCCGGGCTGCAAGTCTTGGTGCCCAGTGACCAAAGTGAGTTGAGCAAGTTGCTGACCGTGATTGGTGCGGTGTTGCGATCGCCCCGGCTTTATTACGGTGTCGGCATCCTGATTTTGGTCTTGCTCATCGTGGCGCACATCCTATGGTGGTCAGAACGCACGCACAACCACGAATTTCCCGATAGCTATTGGCACGGCATTTGGGAAGCGTTTTGGTGGGCCGCCGTCACGGTGACGACCGTCGGCTATGGCGACAAAGTGCCGAAAAAACCTGCTGGCAGGGTGTTTGGGCTGATCTGGATGTTCTCTGGCTATTTTGTCTTTGCCTACTTCACCGCTAGCATTGCCACCACGTTTACGGTGCAAGAGCTGCAAGGGGTGATCAACGGTCTGGAAGACCTGCCCGGTAAACGGGTCGCCACCGTAGCGGAGAGTGCGGCTGCTGAATTTCTGGACGAGCAAACCAACCTGCTTTTTCAGGAATTTCCGACCCAGGAGGCGTTGTACCTCGCCGTCGATACTGAGAAATCAGTGGATGCCGTGGTCTACGATTCTCCCGTGCTGCAATATTTTGTCTCCCACCAAGGCCAGGGCCAATACAAAGTTGTGGGCGAAGTCTTTCAATCCCTCAACTACGGGATCGCCCTCCAGCAAGATAGTCCCTACCGCGAAGCCATCAACGCGACGCTACTCAAGCTGTATGAAACCGGGCAATATGAGGAAATCTACCAGGAATGGTTTGGTTAG
- the ureC gene encoding urease subunit alpha, with product MSYRMDRRAYAETYGPTVGDRVRLADTDLIIEVERDFTTYGDEVKFGGGKVIRDGMGQSPISRADGAVDTVITNALILDWWGIVKADIGIKDGRITKIGKAGNPYIQDHVDIIIGPSTEAIAGEGMILTAGGIDAHIHFICPQQIETAIASGVTTMIGGGTGPATGTNATTCTPGPWHIWRMYQAIDAFPLNFGFMGKGNSALQPGLREQVEAGAVGLKLHEDWGTTPAAIDTCLSVAEDYDVQVAIHTDTLNESGFVEDTIAAFKGRTIHTYHTEGAGGGHAPDIIKVCGESNVLPSSTNPTRPYTTNTLEEHLDMLMVCHHLSRSIPEDVAFAESRIRRETIAAEDILHDLGAFSMISSDSQAMGRVGEVIIRTWQTAHKMKVQRGALSEDSDRNDNHRAKRYIAKYTINPAITHGVSHIIGSVEEGKLADLCLWKPAMFGVKPEIVLKGGAIAWAQMGDPNASIPTPQPVHMRPMFGSYGGAIAATSVSFMSQAAVEAGIAAQIGLQKPPEAVHTIRSIGKADMKLNTYQPHMEVNSETYEVRADGELLTCEPADVLPMAQRYFLF from the coding sequence ATGAGCTACCGCATGGATCGACGCGCTTACGCTGAAACCTATGGCCCCACGGTGGGCGATCGCGTGCGGCTGGCGGATACCGATTTGATCATTGAGGTGGAACGCGACTTTACCACCTACGGCGACGAAGTGAAGTTTGGCGGCGGTAAGGTGATTCGCGATGGCATGGGGCAATCGCCCATCTCGCGGGCGGATGGGGCAGTTGATACCGTCATCACCAACGCCTTGATTTTGGACTGGTGGGGCATCGTCAAAGCCGACATCGGTATCAAAGATGGCCGCATCACCAAAATCGGCAAAGCGGGCAACCCCTACATTCAAGACCATGTAGACATCATTATTGGCCCCAGCACCGAAGCGATCGCGGGCGAGGGCATGATCCTCACCGCAGGCGGCATCGACGCCCACATTCACTTCATTTGTCCCCAGCAGATTGAGACGGCGATCGCCTCCGGCGTCACCACGATGATCGGCGGCGGCACTGGTCCCGCCACGGGGACGAACGCCACTACCTGCACCCCCGGTCCCTGGCACATCTGGCGCATGTATCAAGCGATCGACGCCTTTCCGCTGAACTTCGGCTTTATGGGCAAGGGCAACAGTGCGCTCCAGCCCGGCTTGCGAGAACAGGTGGAAGCCGGAGCCGTCGGTCTGAAACTGCACGAAGACTGGGGCACGACGCCCGCCGCGATCGACACCTGTCTCAGCGTGGCCGAAGACTACGACGTGCAGGTGGCCATCCACACCGACACTCTGAACGAGTCGGGCTTTGTGGAAGACACGATCGCCGCCTTCAAAGGGCGCACCATTCACACCTATCACACCGAAGGCGCAGGCGGCGGCCACGCGCCAGACATCATCAAGGTTTGCGGCGAGAGCAACGTGCTGCCGTCTTCCACCAATCCCACCCGCCCTTACACCACCAACACGCTCGAAGAACACCTCGACATGCTGATGGTGTGTCACCATCTCAGCCGCAGCATTCCCGAAGACGTGGCCTTTGCCGAGTCCCGCATTCGCCGCGAAACTATTGCCGCCGAAGACATCCTCCACGATTTGGGCGCGTTCAGCATGATTTCGTCCGACTCTCAGGCCATGGGCCGGGTGGGCGAAGTGATCATTCGCACCTGGCAAACCGCCCACAAAATGAAAGTGCAGCGGGGCGCCTTGTCAGAAGACAGCGATCGCAACGACAACCACCGCGCCAAGCGCTACATCGCTAAGTACACCATCAACCCCGCCATCACCCACGGCGTCTCCCACATCATCGGGTCGGTTGAGGAGGGCAAACTGGCGGATCTGTGTTTGTGGAAGCCTGCCATGTTTGGGGTGAAGCCCGAGATTGTGTTGAAAGGGGGCGCGATCGCCTGGGCGCAAATGGGCGACCCGAACGCCAGCATCCCCACGCCGCAGCCCGTGCACATGCGACCGATGTTTGGCAGCTATGGCGGAGCGATCGCCGCCACCAGCGTCAGCTTTATGTCGCAAGCTGCCGTCGAAGCGGGCATCGCTGCCCAAATTGGCCTGCAAAAACCGCCCGAAGCGGTCCACACCATTCGTAGCATTGGCAAAGCCGACATGAAGCTCAACACCTACCAGCCCCATATGGAAGTGAACTCCGAAACCTACGAAGTCCGCGCTGATGGCGAACTGCTCACCTGCGAACCCGCCGACGTGCTGCCCATGGCCCAGCGCTATTTCTTGTTCTGA